The nucleotide sequence TTTAACTGCAGTGCCAGCGGTAAGTCAAAGGTATAAGACTGACGGTACTCCCAAAACTTGATAAATGTTATCTGCGTTAAGTCCTGTGAGATTGCAGCACTACTGGTCTTTCTAAAAAAACCGGTGTATATTTTATCATAATACTGTTCGAAAACAGTTTTAAAATATTCCTCATCGAAGACTTGCATTACCAATATGAATGTTTATAAGCTTAACGCAATCAGTTGTGTATTGGTGTGATAGAACTTAATAAGCCGATTTCAAAGAAATCACTTTTTAAGCATTCGTCAAAAAGAATTTGCGAATCTGCACCAACAACCTATGACAGCTTTTAATGATTCCTTTAAGAATTTCGAGATATATTATGCCTGTTCATTCTTATGGTTAAAAATACGTCCAATCAATTTTAATGGTACGCAGGTTACAGGATGATCTGTAATCTACTTTGATATACCCTATCAGAATATATTTCCCATGCAATGTAACAAAAAAAAACTTTACGGGTCTTGCAATCTGTAGCTGGGGCTTAAATTCTTCATCTTAATACTTTGCACCTGAAAAATGATGTTTACGGCTCAGAAATAAGACTGCGGGCTTTTCCCGGCCTGGATTTGTTCAGTTTTGGATAGTTGCTTTTCCACTAAACAAAAGCTTTTCGTAATGTGGTGCAATACACCCCTTCTTACACCTATCCGAGAAGGCATTCGTCAGCCAGATTTAGTACAGACTCGTGGCTTTTATTAGTATTATCAGACATAGTAGCTTCACGGGTTTTGGATGGCCGTAAGCGGCAATATCGCCCTAAATTTGCCTCCGGCAACTAACTTCTTTTACGTGACCTTTTGGCCTGCCCGGAACCTGGGTTGCGAAAATATATCAACCGGGAGCTCTTGCCGGGGAAATAAAAACAGATAATACTCCTGCTGCCATTGCCCGCGTACTTGCGAAAACCCGATACCCCGCCGGTTAAGGACGGACCTCATCAACAATTTGTCCTTAGCCGAAATCAGGTGGTGCGTCCCCAACTGACGGACTAGAAATCCTGAAAGGTTTTTATCTATAAACAAATGATACAGCAATCCTTTTTAATTCACCTAAACGCTCTTTAAACTCAGGTCTTTTTTTGTAGTCTTCAATGTATTCTATATATTGTTCGCTGTCATTAATTAATGAAAGATCCCGTCCGGGGCTACCATTATCTTAATAATATCACCTGTAATGTCTTTTGTAAAGAACCGCAAAGTTTGGAAGGCCGGCATCAATTTCTCTTAACATTATTTTAATAAAGATTGTCTTTCTTTGTAATGTTAACAGTGTATGGCAATAAACATCCAGAACGATACTGAATTATGGAGACAAGTAAAGCAGGGCGACACTTCGTCCTTTTCGGATTTGTTTGAACGTTACTGGGATGAAATGTTTTCGATGGCTTACCGCAGGCTTGCCGATGAAGCTACAGCAAAAGATGTTGTACAGAATATCTTTATTCACGCTTGGGAAAACCGGCAGCAGATCACCCTTGAGGATACCTTAAGACCTTATCTATTTACTGCTTTAAAATATAGTGTTATTCGCCATATTTACCGGGCGGCCAAAAAAGGCGTCACGGATTTACCATTATCTGTTTACAACCTGCCTGACGAAGCTGAACAAAAGCAGGATCATTACGAATTTGACACGTTAAAAGATAGAGTGCAATCGGAGATAGCTATCATGCCCGTCAGGATGCGGGAAGTTTTTACCCTCAGTTACGAACAGCAACTTTCCATCAGGGAGATAGCGTTGCGCCTGTCCATTTCCGAACAAACGGTTAAAAACCAATTGCACAATGCCCTTAAACGGCTTCGCTACCGCCTGCAAAACCAGGCGCTTTTCCTGCCCTTTATCCTGTAATCAACCCCTCCTTTTCAGAATTCACAATTCGGTAACATTGAAAGTATAGTACTCCATGCCCCCACCGGTATGTATATAGCAGGAGGACTGTTATATATGAAACTTCACAGCCGGTTAAAACTACTTCGGTATTATTTACTTGGGAAGACAAATGAAGACGAAAGCAGGTTTATTGATGATTGGTATCATTCGGTGGATGATACTAAGCCGATCGGACTTTGGCAGCAAGACGGTAAAAGAAACGCCATCAGGGGAAGCATCCAGGTCCGGATTTGGGAGCATATACATAACCCGGCTGGCTTGAAGATACTGCCCCTCCGTGAAAGGCTGATGGCTGCAGCCTGTATAGCGGCGCTGCTGATCGGCATTTACTGGCTTTTCCTGGCCGGCGGACGCATAGAGCCTGTACAGTATTTTACCGTAACGGCCCCTTTGGGTGAAATTAAGCAAATACAGTTACCGGATAGTTCGCAGGTATGGCTGAAATCCGGTACCACACTGCAATACAGTTCCCAATACGGAAAACAAACCAGGAGCCTGGAATTGGTGGAAGGGGAAGCATTCTTTGCCGTACAAAAAGATAGCTCTAAACCATTTATTGTCAGGGCAGGCCAATTGGAAACGAAAGTACTGGGTACAGCCTTCAACATACAGGCATACAGCGGCCGCCCGGCCGTACAGGTATGGGTCGAGCACGGGCGTGTGCAGATCAGCGATAGTACAAAAGTTCTAACAGAGCTATCAAAAGGGAGAAGATTGCAATGGCTCCGGGCAGACGGCAATTTCACTGTTGACAGCCTAGACTGGAAGCAAGCGTTGGCCTGGCAGAAAGGCATTTTGCTGCTGGAAGCGGCTTCCTTTTCTGAGCTAGCTTTTGAGTTAAAGGAAATTTATGGCGTAGTGGTAATTACGAACACCGCCAGTATTCGCAGTCAGCATTATGATGCTAAATTCTTTATAAATAAGACTTCTATAAACGATATTATTGCCACCGTTGCGGAAGTGCATAGTATCCGGTACAAAATACAGGGAAATACAATCACATTATATTAAAAGCAAATCCCGTTACCAGCGGGATTTGCCAAACGTTTTGGTAATGCCATTTTTTGACGAAGCGACATTACCAGTTTAAAAAATGAATAATAAAGGTATGAACAAAAAAACAAAAGGAAGACAACTCCCGACCAAACTAAGACCATTGTTGGCACTATGCTGCATAATATTGGCGGCACCCGGGCTAAAAGCCCAATCTCCCGAAAAAGTAAAATTATCCATCCGCTTTGCGGAGGTTACACTGGATGCCGCTATACGGCAATTGAAAGAGGCCAGTCCCGTAAATATCGCTTACGATGCTAGTAAACTAAGGCTCTCACAATGGCGTATCTCCCCGAAAGAATTTAAACAGATTGCTTTATCGGAAATCTTACATTATTTATTACAGAGAGCGGATGTAGCTTATAAAGAGGTTGCCGGAGGAATTGTATTATTTGAGAAAAATAAACCTGCTGTTGCTCCCACGCCTCAAAAAGGACCGGGCAAGGTTAGCGGGAAGATCGTCGACGAAGAGAATGGGCAGCCTGTTAGCGGGGTAAGTATCTATATCGGAAATAAAGGAACGATATCGGATATCGACGGCGCTTTCAGCATCTCCCTGCCCGAGGGCGATTATACCGCCACTGTTAGTTTTGTGGGATACGGCAGCAAAGTGGTGAATGAGATCGAAGTAAAGAACAATACAGTCTCTACTTTGAACCTGACCTTGAAAAGGGAAAAAGGACAATTGGCAGGCATAGTGGTGAGGGCTTCTGCAAAAAAAGAAAGTGTTGCCTCCTTATATGCCAGGCAAAAGAAAGCGCCGGGCATCAGCGATGGCATTAGTGCTGAGCAGATCGCCCGCACACCCGATAAGAATGTAGGAGAAGTATTGAAAAGGATCAGCGGCCTTGCTGCCATGGATAACAAATACATCGTGGTAAGAGGACTGAGCGAACGTTATAATTCATCCTCCATCAACGGACAGATCATGCCAAGCACGGAGCTCAACAGGAAGAATTTCAGTTTTGATATCATTCCCTCCAATCTCGTGGACCAGGTGATCGTTTATAAGACCATAACCCCCGATCAGAATGCAGAATTCGGGGGAGGTAACGTGAATGTAGAAACGAAGGCCATTCCCATCGCCGACTTCTTCAGCTTTTCGGCGGGCATCAGTGTGAATGATCAAACCACCGGAAAGAAATTCCTTTCCCAGGAACTGAGCAGCCGGGAATATTTCGGACTTCCTTCCAAAAGCAGGAATCTTTTAGGAAAACTGAATTGGAACAATACTACGGAGATCAGGAACCAGACAGAATGGAACGGGCTATCCGATGGCGGTTCTGCCTATGAGCTAAAAGATCCTTCACGTGTCAGCAATAACTGGTTGCCCTATGAACGCAAAGCACATCCATCACAAAATTATCAATTAGCGCTGGGCCGCGTGATCCCTTTGAAGCAGGATCAGCGACTGGGAATTGTTGCATCTCTGAGTTACCGGAATACGCTGCAGACGCAGCGGGTGGCGCTAAACCGTGCTGGCTTCAATGATCCGAAGACGGGGCTCGTTATCGATAACGACAAAAGTTATGGCTTCACCACCAACACCGGCGCATTGCTGGGCGTAGGCTATACTTCGCAACAGCATAAACTAAGCTTTCAATCCATGTATCTGGGATTGCTCAACCAGCAACTGATCATTGGAACAGGAGGCGATCCTAATGCAACGGAAGACCTGGACATGATGAGCTATAATGACCTTACTACTTATACACGCTTATGGCAAAATCAATTGAAGGGGGAACATGCCGTCGGCAAAGCTGGTATCAAACTAGAATGGCTGGGCAGCTATACCCTGCTCGACAGGCACCGTCCGGACAATCACCAGATGCTGGCCTTGACAAACACCTCCGGTTTTTTCCCTTCCAGCGAATTTACCATCACCAGTCCGATGAGCAGTGGCATCAATGCGGGTGCATTGCGCTGGTGGAGCCGGGCATACGAAAAGAATTATAACTGGGACTTCTCAATGGCTGTGCCCTTCCAGTTCATGCTGGGTAAACTGGCTATCAGCAATAGTTTCAAAACGGGTTATGCAGGATGGAGTAAAGACCGTCTTTTCTATGTACTGAATACAGGATCGGGGACATCAACCGAACTGTATCGCCCCATCGATGAAGTGTTTTCACCACAGGCTCCCTCCTTCGTTTTTAATATCAGTCGCTTCTCGGACGATTTTAAAAGAAAGGCCCTTCTTCATGCTGGTTATGCAATGCTGGATACACGCATCGGTAGTAAGCTGAGACTGGTATGGGGGCTGAGGGGCGAATACTTTAATATGAATAAAGTGAACCAGGCGCTGGATCAATTGGAGAAATCCATCAATATCGACCGGGGTAAAGAAGTGGGTTATTACGATCTCAGCATGTTGAAGAACCGTGAACCGAGCCTCAATATCTTCCCTTCCGCCAACCTGACTTATACCCTTACTCCGAAAATGAGTGTGCGACTGGCCTATTCCAAATCCATCATCCGCCCCGATCTCAGGGAAATGGCATATATGCGTGAATATGATTTTGAACTAGGAGGTATTTTCGAAAGCAATATCGTAAAATCATCCACCCTCGATAATTACGACCTGCGTTATGAATGGTATCCCGGTCCGGGCGAGATCATTTCTGCATCGCTGTTTTATAAAAAGATCCATTACCCCATGGAGATTGTGGAATTCGATGGTGTGAATAAGAGTTACCAGATTAAAAATAATAAAGAAGCGAGGAACAAAGGATTTGAAATAGAAGTACGAAAATCGTTTACATTTACCGGCGCACCTGTTTTGAACGGGCTGACGGTATATGGAAACTTCACTTACCTCGAGGCCGCTCTCACTCCGATGGATATCAGTCTCAATGAATTGAGCCCGGATGACCCCACAAAGATCATATATATAGAAAAAACAGGACCGGATCAAAAACGTCCGCAACAGGGCGCCAGTAATCATATGTACAATACCGGTTTGTTTTACGATGCAAAAGCTGTTTCCATTTCCGTAATCTATAATCATGTTGGTTGCCGCATCTTCCGTCCTGCCAATATCTATTCAGCCAGTTTGTATGAGCAGCCCCTTAACTCACTGGATGGACAGATCGCTTACCGGTTCGCGAAAAAAAGAATCGAGCTCAGGCTGAATGTATCCAACCTGCTGA is from Niabella beijingensis and encodes:
- a CDS encoding FecR family protein; translated protein: MKLHSRLKLLRYYLLGKTNEDESRFIDDWYHSVDDTKPIGLWQQDGKRNAIRGSIQVRIWEHIHNPAGLKILPLRERLMAAACIAALLIGIYWLFLAGGRIEPVQYFTVTAPLGEIKQIQLPDSSQVWLKSGTTLQYSSQYGKQTRSLELVEGEAFFAVQKDSSKPFIVRAGQLETKVLGTAFNIQAYSGRPAVQVWVEHGRVQISDSTKVLTELSKGRRLQWLRADGNFTVDSLDWKQALAWQKGILLLEAASFSELAFELKEIYGVVVITNTASIRSQHYDAKFFINKTSINDIIATVAEVHSIRYKIQGNTITLY
- a CDS encoding RNA polymerase sigma factor yields the protein MAINIQNDTELWRQVKQGDTSSFSDLFERYWDEMFSMAYRRLADEATAKDVVQNIFIHAWENRQQITLEDTLRPYLFTALKYSVIRHIYRAAKKGVTDLPLSVYNLPDEAEQKQDHYEFDTLKDRVQSEIAIMPVRMREVFTLSYEQQLSIREIALRLSISEQTVKNQLHNALKRLRYRLQNQALFLPFIL
- a CDS encoding TonB-dependent receptor; the protein is MNKKTKGRQLPTKLRPLLALCCIILAAPGLKAQSPEKVKLSIRFAEVTLDAAIRQLKEASPVNIAYDASKLRLSQWRISPKEFKQIALSEILHYLLQRADVAYKEVAGGIVLFEKNKPAVAPTPQKGPGKVSGKIVDEENGQPVSGVSIYIGNKGTISDIDGAFSISLPEGDYTATVSFVGYGSKVVNEIEVKNNTVSTLNLTLKREKGQLAGIVVRASAKKESVASLYARQKKAPGISDGISAEQIARTPDKNVGEVLKRISGLAAMDNKYIVVRGLSERYNSSSINGQIMPSTELNRKNFSFDIIPSNLVDQVIVYKTITPDQNAEFGGGNVNVETKAIPIADFFSFSAGISVNDQTTGKKFLSQELSSREYFGLPSKSRNLLGKLNWNNTTEIRNQTEWNGLSDGGSAYELKDPSRVSNNWLPYERKAHPSQNYQLALGRVIPLKQDQRLGIVASLSYRNTLQTQRVALNRAGFNDPKTGLVIDNDKSYGFTTNTGALLGVGYTSQQHKLSFQSMYLGLLNQQLIIGTGGDPNATEDLDMMSYNDLTTYTRLWQNQLKGEHAVGKAGIKLEWLGSYTLLDRHRPDNHQMLALTNTSGFFPSSEFTITSPMSSGINAGALRWWSRAYEKNYNWDFSMAVPFQFMLGKLAISNSFKTGYAGWSKDRLFYVLNTGSGTSTELYRPIDEVFSPQAPSFVFNISRFSDDFKRKALLHAGYAMLDTRIGSKLRLVWGLRGEYFNMNKVNQALDQLEKSINIDRGKEVGYYDLSMLKNREPSLNIFPSANLTYTLTPKMSVRLAYSKSIIRPDLREMAYMREYDFELGGIFESNIVKSSTLDNYDLRYEWYPGPGEIISASLFYKKIHYPMEIVEFDGVNKSYQIKNNKEARNKGFEIEVRKSFTFTGAPVLNGLTVYGNFTYLEAALTPMDISLNELSPDDPTKIIYIEKTGPDQKRPQQGASNHMYNTGLFYDAKAVSISVIYNHVGCRIFRPANIYSASLYEQPLNSLDGQIAYRFAKKRIELRLNVSNLLNNYSLIYTNHYSDGNGGTSLYPMNDIHRDPIHKEIRYDRDKDVIYYKLSPGRTFSFNITYHF